GTGGAGTGGGAGGCCATCCAGGAGGGCGCCAACTCCATCGTCACCTGGCTGCACCAGGCGGCGGCGTCGCTGTCGCGGGAGCCCTCCTCCGAGTCCGACTCCATCCTCTCCTTCGTCTCGGGGCTCTCGGTGGGGTCCACGCTGCAGCTCTCTCTGGACAGGACGGAGAAGAAACGGGCCGGGAGCGCGGCCGGACGGGAGGTGGAGAGGAGGGAGCACGGCAAGAGCTGCCCGCAGGGGAAGAAGGCTCCGGGCACACGTCCCGTGGGCAGCGGCAGCGCCAGGGTGGAGAGGAGCTCGGCCCCCACGAAGCCCGTGCCCAACCTGCCCGTGGTCTTCCGCGGCAGGACGGTGATCTACATGCCCAGCCTGGCCAAGGACGCCCCCAGCCCACGCTCCACCCCGAAAAAAGCCCCCGCGGCCAAgccccaggcaccagcagcCAAGAACCTGTCCCTGAGCCAGCAGCGCTCGCGCAGCCTGCACCGGCTGGGGAAACCACCCGAAACGGGGGACCTGGCGCTGCCCAAGCGCAGCACCACGCCGCCCGCACGCATCGGCAAGGGGCCGCCCTCCTCGGGCTCGTCCCGCACCTCCACCCCCTCGCAGCACGCCCCCAAGAAGCTGCCGTCGCCCTCCCAGCTCGCCAAGCAGGGCCCCACGCCGGTGGGCAAGGCGGGCGGCTCGccctccccgcccggcccccccggcaAAGCCCCGGCCCCCAAACCCGCGGCCCCCAAGCAGCACAAGACGCAGAAGTCGCCCGTCCGCATCCCCTTCATGCAGAAGCCCAGCAAGAAGGTGCTGCCGGGCCGCGCGGCCATGccggtgctggaggagcaggagggcagcagcaaggccaagggcggggggccgggggggccggggggcggccggcTCAACCTGGTGCGGATGTCGTCCGCCCGCTCCAGCGGCAGCGACTCGGATCGCTCCGGCTTCCTGCGGCAGCTCACCTTCATCAAGGAAtcctccagcctgctgctgcggcACCGCGCCGAGCTCTCCCCGGCCACCTCGGTGTCCTCGCTGGCCCGCGGCGCCTCCCCGCAGCGCAGCCGGGCCGCCCTCCCCGCCGTCTTCCTCTGCTCGTCCCGCTGCGAGGAGCTGAAGGCGGCCAAGCCAGCGGCACCCGGACCGCGGCCGCAGGTCCCCAGGGCGCAGCCCGGCTGCaaagcccccccccggccccaagCCCCCGCGCAGGACCAGCTCCGAGAGCCCGTCGCGGCTGCCGGTGAAGACGGGCGTCCCCGAGCCCTTCAAGAGGTACTCGTCCTCGCCCAACATCAGCGTGGTGCGCAGGACCGGCAGCCCGTCCTCCGTCCTCTCCGCCTGCTCCGAGGCCTCGGCGCGGCGGCGGAAGGCCGGCGAGGGGcccgggggggcggcggagAAGCCGccgatgatgatgatgaagggCACCTGGCGCCGCATCCGGGACGAGGACATCCCGCACATCCTGAAGAGCACGCTGCCGTCCTCCGCCCTGCCGCTGGTGAGCGCCGCGGAGGAGCAGCGCCCCGGCCCCAGGAAGACCAGCGACGCCGTGGTGCAGACCGAGGACTTCTCCACCACCAAGACCAACTCCAGCACCTCGCCCACGCTGGAGAGCCGCGAGGGACCCCAGCGCGCCCGCGACGCCGAAGCCCAGGCCCCCGCCAAGGCCGCCGTGCCCATCTCCTTCGGCCACGAGGCGCCGGCCGGGACCTTCCCCGCCAGCCGGCACGGTTCCCCGAGCCGCGCCGCCCGCGTCACCCCCTTCAACTacgtccccagccccatggtGGTGACAGCGGTGGCCGACAAGGCGGTGGAGAAGATCCAGGCGTAGGCAGCCGCTGCGGGTGGAGCCTCGGCACGGTCCCGCGCCGGGGCAGGATGGACCCCGCGGAGCCGCAGCGCCAAGACACCCACccgtgggtgctgctgcctgtggggacGGAGACGTGGGACAAGTGGAGAGCAGCGAGTGTCACCCCGGCCCTCCCAGCTGCGGGTTTTATTTCAATGCAGCTCCCACGGGATCCCCCGCTGAAGACCTGGCAAAGCCTGGGGGACCCATGGGTGGGGGGCCGGGGCTGACGGCTGCGCTCGGGCGCTTCTCggtgctgcctcctcctgccgACAGGTGCCCGGCGTGCTGCAGCCCCGGGGCGAGCGGGGGTCGTGTCCCCCTCCCCGCACACGCACCCCGGGAGCACACCAAGCCAAGCCTTAATGCCAGGCCCCCGCCGCACGCTTCTGCTCGCACACCAGCACCGGCTCTGCCAGGCATCGCAGCGCCTTTATTgccagggacggggacaccctcccctgcaggagcactgctgggGCAACGCAGGGACAGACAGGGCTGGGACGTAATTTTTGCTGCTTGAGGCTGCTAATTAGGGTGCTGGCTGATTGCTATCGGGTGACTCGCAGCTGTGGTGCGGGCAGGGGTTGTGGCAGTGCGGTGGGTGGTCGCAGGGGACGTGGCGCAGGGGCCAGTGCTGGCGATGCTCAGGGCTGGGTGCTTGTTGGGGTCCCGGCTGGCTCATCCTGGGGGGTTCCTGGGGTCCTGTCACCAGGCTGGGGGGTGCCctgggaggggatggggtgcTGAGGCGGCACTGGGACACCCAGCCCCAAGGGAAGGGTCTGGGCCCCCCCCCcgaagcccccagccccccagcgCAGCTGGCAGCGAGGAGCCCGCGCGTCCCCACCTCGTGGACACGAGTCCATCCAGAACTGGATTACGCCCACGAGTAGGGGGCTGCCGGCCCCAAAGCATTGGGGACGCCCGTGTCCCGCTGCCAGCTGGCCCCATGCACCCAGGGGTGGGCTGTGGTGAGCCCACCCCCCAGTCTGGAAGCCCCCCAGCCCTCTCACCCCACCACCCACTCATGCCTTTGGACGGGGTGCCCAGCAAGATGTGGGGTCCCACGGGGGTCCCTGGCCTGCAGGGAGAGGTGAGCAGGCTGTGGGGCCACACGGAGGGGTCTCAGGGATGGACACGGGGGGTGTGGGGGCCCCCATGGGGTCTACAACGAAAGGCACCGAAAAGGGATGCAATAGGGGTGTGGGGGCGGGCAGCAGGGCCACAGGAATGGCACCcacagaaatgggagaaaacgggggggctgcagtcccccgtccccccccccgaCTGCCATCACCATGCGCAGCACCCCCGTGCGGGGAAGCCAGCACCACCCCACGGCTCCGGGTTCAAGTGCCACCATCCCGGCCCCGCTCTCCCCCGTCCACCCCGTGTGCGCCCCTCGGCTTCGTCCCCGCGTGCGCAGAACCGCGCCGGGTTTGCGGTgtcccccctgtcccccccgtttcccccctccccgctgtATGTATGTACCAAGGATGTTATTTTACCAGGACTCCGGacagtattaaaaattaaaatcaaaccCGTGTCCGAGGGCAGCCGCGGCGCAGCGTCCGCTGGATCCACTTCTTGTGCCCCACCGCCGAGGTGGCCACCGGCGGCTTCAGGGGGTCTTCGGGGCGGGCGCTGCTGAAGGACATCACCCCCGCCACTGCCGCTGGCTGCCCGCACACCAAGGGGCTCCCGGAGTCACCCTGGGTGGAGGTGGCAGTGGGGACCcggcctcccgcagccccctAGGCACCGAGGGGCGACGCTCGGCGACCCCTCGCCCCCCACGCAAAGCCCCCCCCGAGCTCCTCACCTTGGTGGGAGCGGCGCCGCGGTGTCGCCCCTGGAAGCAGATCATGGTGGGGGCGATGCCGCCGTGCCAGAAGCGGCTGTTGTTGCACATCCTCGCGTCCAGCACCgccacctccagctcctgcagcgcGGCCGCCGGATCCCTGGGCACTCCCCAGCCCGCCAGGCTGCACGCCGTGCCGGCCTTCGGCTCGCGCCGCAGCAGCGCGATGGGGCGCCGCGTCCTGCTCCACGACACCGGCCCCGAAAGCTGCGGGTGGTTCGGCACCGGGTCACCCACCGGcttggggggctggggggcagcgaAGCCGGTGTAGCACCCGTGGGTGCGCGGAGACGTCACCGAGATGTGAAAGCGCAACGAGGTGAGGAGAGGAAATGGCACCCGGCCCGGTGCAGTGGGACAGCCCCGCCGGCGGTGCTTCCTGGCACCAACCGTCCCTCGGggaccctccccagccccgcagcagcccccccGGCCAACACAAAGCCcacctggagcaggaggaggtcGTTCTCCATCGTCTTACGGTTGTAGTTGGGGTGGGGGCAGGCTGTCCGGATGGCGAAGCTCTGGGTGGCCGCCCCACGGTCCCAGAGGTGATgcagccccaccaccaccttcaCAGGGCCCTTGAGCCTGCGGAACCCACGGGACGTCCACGGGGGTGTCCCACCaaccccccccgtccccccgtCCAGGGGGGGGacgctccccgctccccgctcacCTCCGTACGATGCAGTGCGCGGCCGTCAGCACCCAGCGCTGCTGCACCAGGGCTCCCCCGCAGATGTGGACACCCCCAGACTGCACCGACACCATGTAGGGCCGGGAGTGGGGCTTGGCCTCGTGCCCCCCGATGATCCCCAGCCGTGACCGGCCCCGGGATGATGGGGGAAAGAgagctcccagtgctgctgctggggagcggGGACGGCCACTCTCCATCTCCGCCGATCCCTGTGGTGATGAgacccccacagcccccccgtGCTGCTCACCCAGCCCACCcgagggcaggggcagcagcagcagcagcagccccaggctcGCCCTCGCCTCCATGCTGCTCCCAAGGGCTCCCCGTGCTCGCGGCAGAGGCGACGCGAGGCTCAGGTGCGTGGCGCCGAGCCGGGGCAGAGGAAGGCTCTGGTGATGTGCAAGGTGGGAGCAGCGCCGGCCCCCCGGCTCTCACAGGAAGGGGGGGGAAGCAGTGCGAGCGCCTGAAGGTGtgaaaaaaacacccacagagACACAGCCCCAACCGTCCCGTGGAGACAGCGGCGCTGAGCTGCCCTGTGCACCTAACCTTGCACCCTGGGGTGCCGGTCCCCATCCCCGCCGCTCAGCCGAGCCAAGGAAGCCACATCCACAGCTCTCCCAGAAGGgtttttaatgagaattttgCCCGATTTGTGCTCACCACAGCCCCAAGTGCACCCGGTGCAGCTCGGCACCCCGCTCCCACCACCGCACCCGCCCTTACCTGCAGCCTAAAACCACCCCAAAGCTGCAAGGCCGGACCCCGACCCGCAGCCCCTGGCTCCCCCCTCAGCTCGTGGCCTtggggacagccccagctcGGGCCAGGCTCCTCAGCAGCCTCTGGAAGAAGAACTCGGTGTGGTACTCCAGCCGGTTGAGGTGCCGCAGCAAGAGGGGCACCTC
This genomic interval from Aythya fuligula isolate bAytFul2 chromosome 26, bAytFul2.pri, whole genome shotgun sequence contains the following:
- the GZMM gene encoding granzyme M, with amino-acid sequence MEARASLGLLLLLLPLPSGGLGEQHGGAVGVSSPQGSAEMESGRPRSPAAALGALFPPSSRGRSRLGIIGGHEAKPHSRPYMVSVQSGGVHICGGALVQQRWVLTAAHCIVRRLKGPVKVVVGLHHLWDRGAATQSFAIRTACPHPNYNRKTMENDLLLLQLSGPVSWSRTRRPIALLRREPKAGTACSLAGWGVPRDPAAALQELEVAVLDARMCNNSRFWHGGIAPTMICFQGRHRGAAPTKGDSGSPLVCGQPAAVAGVMSFSSARPEDPLKPPVATSAVGHKKWIQRTLRRGCPRTRV